A genomic window from Lotus japonicus ecotype B-129 chromosome 1, LjGifu_v1.2 includes:
- the LOC130731960 gene encoding membrane-anchored ubiquitin-fold protein 2-like translates to MAESQDQLEIKFRLSDGSDIGPKSFAAATRIAALKESILAQWPKDKEYGPKTVKDVKLINAGKILENNRTVGECQSPLCNPPGGAMALYYYVLLH, encoded by the exons ATGGCGGAGAGCCAAGATCAACTAGAGATCAAGTTTCGATTGAGTGACGGGTCGGATATTGGCCCCAAAAGTTTTGCTGCTGCTACTAGAATTGCAGCACTGAAAGAAAGTATTCTTGCTCAATGGCCGAAAG ACAAGGAGTATGGCCCAAAAACTGTAAAAGATGTGAAGTTAATTAATGCCGGAAAAATATTGGAGAACAACAGAACAGTGGGGGAATGCCAGAGTCCATTGTGTAATCCCCCTGGTGGAGCTATGGCGCTATATTATTATGTCCTTTTACACTAA